A section of the Mergibacter septicus genome encodes:
- a CDS encoding porin, protein MRVLTKTLLATLLATGTSGAFAAAFQLNEVSTVGLGQAYAGDAALADNASAVTTNPALMSLFQRPEISVGGIYVKPKIDIAKGTFLGQPTSEQKNIAPSEFIPHFYALYPINSKFAVGGGINANYGLSTKYDKTYEAGIFAGSTKLTAVNFNLSGSYRLTNNLSVGVGINAIHAKANIERYVGILGANKIPAATKFKSLDGKAWGYGWNVGAVYEFNQDNRLAITYRSHTDIDFKGNYYDAQPVLKQALPKQGDGSLTLTLPAYWEVAGYNRVLPDLAVTYSVKRTLWHRFKELRAVAENNGGYTPLEKPEHFHDTTRIALGLNYDVNEKLTLRTGIAYDEVAVDAPYQSLSIPDTDRTWYSVGATYRVTPNLSVDAGYAYIKGKKVTFTESQGQLKGTFTSTSRADLFGLSLNYRF, encoded by the coding sequence ATGCGAGTTTTGACTAAAACTCTATTAGCAACATTATTAGCAACAGGAACAAGTGGTGCATTTGCTGCAGCATTTCAATTAAACGAAGTATCAACCGTTGGGCTTGGGCAAGCATATGCAGGCGATGCAGCTTTAGCAGATAACGCTTCGGCAGTTACGACTAATCCAGCATTAATGTCGCTATTTCAACGTCCAGAAATTTCAGTAGGTGGTATTTATGTTAAACCTAAAATTGATATTGCAAAAGGTACTTTTTTAGGTCAACCTACTTCTGAACAAAAAAATATTGCACCGAGCGAATTTATTCCACATTTTTATGCTTTATATCCGATTAATTCTAAATTTGCTGTCGGTGGTGGTATTAATGCTAATTATGGTCTTTCGACTAAATATGACAAAACTTATGAAGCGGGTATCTTTGCGGGTTCAACTAAATTAACTGCGGTTAATTTTAATTTAAGTGGTTCATATCGCTTAACAAATAATTTAAGTGTTGGGGTTGGAATTAATGCAATTCATGCAAAAGCAAATATTGAACGTTATGTAGGAATACTTGGAGCTAACAAAATTCCAGCTGCAACAAAATTTAAATCTTTAGATGGTAAAGCTTGGGGATATGGCTGGAATGTTGGTGCGGTATATGAGTTTAATCAAGATAACCGTTTAGCTATTACTTATCGTTCCCATACAGATATTGATTTTAAAGGGAATTACTATGATGCTCAACCAGTATTAAAGCAAGCTTTACCTAAACAAGGTGATGGTTCTTTAACCTTAACTTTACCAGCATATTGGGAAGTTGCTGGGTATAATCGTGTATTACCTGACTTAGCAGTTACTTATAGTGTTAAACGGACACTCTGGCACCGTTTTAAAGAATTAAGAGCCGTTGCTGAGAATAATGGTGGTTATACGCCATTAGAAAAACCAGAACATTTCCACGATACCACCCGTATTGCATTAGGGCTTAATTATGATGTTAATGAAAAATTAACTCTACGTACTGGTATCGCTTATGATGAGGTAGCCGTAGATGCACCATATCAATCTTTATCAATTCCTGATACAGATCGTACTTGGTATAGTGTTGGCGCTACTTATCGTGTTACACCTAATCTTTCAGTTGATGCTGGGTATGCCTATATCAAAGGTAAAAAAGTTACTTTTACAGAGAGTCAAGGACAACTTAAAGGCACCTTTACTAGCACTTCAAGAGCGGATTTATTCGGTTTAAGTTTAAATTACCGTTTCTAA
- a CDS encoding GNAT family N-acetyltransferase: MHLSGWRQAVILAGNDLWLTQQLTKILTQFAEKKENNLIDCQIAYCGEIGLKHAFPSLLIHSYHFKQSKNLLGQEFELAILDYRSPVKQQLILHLESLAILGATLKANGYLILLLPEWDKIENYSDQDSLRWNNATQPLVPLQFYQWFKKSLSPFLASTSIRLYQQHTKNEISLDFSSTRWQIPKFALKEQQHILQQLIQAKQDIYLLTAARGRGKSAVSGLLAEQLAQANITVYLTAPNRQAIKTLLKHCPQQPPIFLAPDQLRTEIDQTPAKFTQAWLIVDEAAMLPLEILLEFSQTFVHILFTTTVDGYEGTGKGFSLKLAQQLQRPSQRLQLNFPLRWQEHDPLEKWINQLLLLHTPQQSSTNTTDKEYFLPLTQGEFSQNSTVFQQLYSLLTIAHYRTTPLDLRRLLDAKDQYFYQLQSNQQLSGIIWGVTEGKLDLTLIEQIRTGYRQPAGNLLVQALCFQANLPLACQLKSLRISRIAITPNLQQRGSGSRLLQHFLTDISLQTDFDFISVSFGYQPRLANFWFKNGFQLVHLTHRQEASSGYYSTMAIYPLSKQGKRFCQQATRQFKRNFLLSDHHLITEICQQLKWQIRSLEWHLTTDDWQSLSDFALHHRTFNACYPALQRYLKQYPNPTLATQLSAFIRQKQYKKNALITLKQSVKADLLRKGKLFYITNSN; encoded by the coding sequence ATGCACCTTTCAGGTTGGCGACAAGCCGTTATCTTAGCGGGTAATGATCTTTGGTTAACACAACAGTTAACCAAAATCCTCACACAATTTGCAGAGAAAAAAGAAAACAATCTGATAGATTGCCAGATTGCTTATTGTGGAGAAATAGGGTTAAAACACGCCTTTCCTTCTCTCTTAATCCATAGCTATCACTTTAAACAAAGTAAAAATTTATTAGGACAAGAGTTTGAATTAGCGATTTTAGACTATCGTAGTCCAGTTAAACAGCAACTGATCCTCCATCTTGAAAGCTTAGCGATCTTAGGTGCGACTCTCAAAGCTAACGGCTATTTAATTCTACTATTGCCTGAATGGGATAAAATTGAAAATTATTCTGATCAAGATAGTTTACGCTGGAATAATGCAACTCAACCTCTAGTTCCCTTACAATTTTACCAATGGTTCAAAAAAAGCCTTTCTCCCTTTCTAGCCTCAACGTCAATTCGCTTATATCAACAACATACAAAAAATGAGATTTCACTTGATTTTTCTTCAACACGATGGCAAATCCCAAAATTTGCTCTTAAAGAACAGCAACATATTTTGCAACAATTAATTCAAGCTAAACAAGATATTTATCTTCTAACAGCAGCAAGAGGACGTGGAAAATCAGCAGTTTCTGGCTTATTGGCAGAACAACTTGCCCAAGCAAACATTACGGTTTATCTCACCGCCCCTAATCGTCAAGCTATAAAAACTTTGTTAAAACATTGCCCTCAACAACCACCAATCTTTTTAGCTCCCGATCAATTGCGAACAGAGATCGATCAAACACCTGCAAAATTTACTCAGGCATGGTTAATTGTTGATGAAGCGGCGATGTTACCACTAGAGATATTACTTGAATTTAGCCAAACTTTTGTACATATTTTATTTACCACCACGGTTGATGGTTATGAAGGAACAGGAAAAGGTTTTAGTTTAAAATTAGCCCAACAATTGCAACGCCCATCTCAAAGATTACAACTTAACTTCCCTTTACGTTGGCAAGAACATGACCCATTGGAAAAATGGATTAATCAACTATTATTACTCCACACTCCCCAACAAAGTAGCACAAACACGACAGATAAAGAATATTTTCTTCCTCTTACTCAAGGCGAGTTTTCTCAAAATTCAACCGTATTTCAACAACTTTACTCTCTTTTAACTATCGCCCATTATCGTACAACACCTCTAGACTTACGCCGTTTATTAGATGCAAAAGATCAATATTTTTATCAACTTCAAAGCAATCAACAATTATCTGGTATTATCTGGGGAGTAACAGAAGGAAAATTAGACTTAACTTTAATCGAACAAATTCGCACAGGTTATCGACAACCTGCAGGAAATTTATTAGTGCAAGCCCTTTGTTTTCAAGCTAATCTACCATTAGCTTGTCAATTAAAATCATTACGCATTTCAAGAATAGCGATTACACCCAACTTGCAGCAACGTGGTAGTGGTTCTCGTTTATTACAGCATTTTCTTACAGATATTTCTCTACAAACAGACTTTGACTTTATTTCTGTTAGTTTTGGTTATCAGCCTAGATTAGCTAATTTTTGGTTTAAAAATGGTTTTCAACTGGTGCATTTAACTCATCGTCAAGAAGCCAGTAGCGGTTATTACAGTACAATGGCAATTTACCCACTGTCAAAACAGGGGAAAAGATTCTGTCAACAAGCAACAAGACAATTTAAACGGAATTTTTTACTAAGTGATCACCACTTAATAACTGAAATCTGCCAACAATTAAAATGGCAAATTCGATCATTAGAATGGCACCTGACTACCGATGACTGGCAAAGCCTATCTGATTTTGCTCTACACCACCGAACTTTTAATGCCTGTTATCCTGCATTGCAGCGCTATCTAAAACAATACCCAAATCCAACACTTGCAACCCAACTTTCAGCGTTTATTCGACAAAAACAGTATAAAAAAAATGCCTTAATAACGCTAAAACAGAGCGTCAAAGCAGATTTATTACGAAAAGGAAAATTATTTTATATCACCAATTCTAATTAA
- a CDS encoding YfcZ/YiiS family protein produces the protein MSKMKCKAEEAKVCCCVDVGTVIDNEDCGVDFSQIYSTQADAEQTLAYLTEKARNTESEPCQITSDIKPVENGYQLTAHFLFCCQAESMIFQLSTR, from the coding sequence ATGAGCAAAATGAAATGTAAAGCTGAAGAAGCAAAAGTATGTTGCTGTGTTGATGTTGGTACAGTAATTGATAATGAAGATTGTGGTGTCGATTTTTCTCAAATTTACTCAACTCAAGCAGATGCTGAACAAACTTTAGCTTATCTAACTGAAAAAGCAAGAAATACAGAAAGTGAACCTTGTCAAATTACTTCAGATATAAAACCCGTAGAAAATGGGTATCAACTAACCGCCCATTTTTTATTCTGCTGCCAAGCTGAAAGTATGATATTTCAATTATCTACCCGTTAA
- a CDS encoding methylated-DNA--[protein]-cysteine S-methyltransferase — protein MSQAIYYHYFNSPVGRLRLLLEGDHKLAIIGLDFEREQEEISPDWLFLEEHHLIQETKQALMAYFKGGKNTFTALPLKLIGTEFQQQVWRALQQIPFGQSTTYGEIAQRIGRVKAVRAVGGAIGRNPISIIIPCHRVLGIGQTLTGFGGGLPIKRQLLQHEQIEYLDRGIEFVKPKRLHHLIR, from the coding sequence ATGTCGCAAGCTATTTATTATCATTATTTTAATTCACCCGTAGGACGATTACGCCTCTTACTTGAAGGCGATCATAAGCTTGCTATTATTGGGTTAGATTTTGAAAGAGAACAAGAAGAAATATCACCAGATTGGTTATTTTTAGAAGAACACCATTTAATTCAAGAGACGAAACAGGCTTTAATGGCTTATTTTAAGGGTGGAAAAAATACATTTACTGCTTTACCATTAAAATTAATTGGCACTGAGTTTCAACAGCAAGTATGGCGAGCATTACAGCAGATCCCTTTTGGTCAAAGTACAACTTATGGCGAGATTGCACAGAGGATTGGACGAGTGAAAGCGGTGAGAGCAGTGGGTGGTGCTATTGGGCGGAATCCAATTAGTATTATTATTCCTTGCCATCGAGTTTTAGGAATAGGGCAGACTTTAACAGGATTTGGTGGTGGTTTACCGATTAAACGCCAGTTATTGCAACATGAACAGATCGAATATCTTGATCGAGGGATTGAATTTGTTAAGCCTAAGCGTTTACATCATTTAATTAGATAA